In Deinococcus maricopensis DSM 21211, the sequence CATGCTGATGGGCCTGGTCGTGACGACTGGCGTGAAGCTGCTGCAGGAGCGGGTGCTGGCCCCGAAGCTGGAGGAGCTGACCAGCAAGCTCGCGGATCAGCAGCAGGCGCGCGCGGGCGGTCAGGTGGACCTGCACAAGGGGCCGGTGGTGCGCACGGCCGAGGCGGATACGCGCCGCATGTGAGTGCGGGCGGGCACGCTCGGGGCCGCCCTTCGGGGCGGCCCGTTTGTTGAGAGGGCGTTCTCAGCGGCGTGGTAAACTGGTGGGGTGACTGCCCCCCGTTCCACCCGCCAGCGCGAAGTGATCGTCCGCGTCATCGAGGACGCGCCCGGCCCCTTGAGCGTGCCGGAGCTGCTGGCCCGCGCGCAGCAGGACCTGCCGGGCCTGGGCGTGGCGACCGTGTACCGCACCCTGAAACTGCTGCAGGAGCAGGGCGTGGTGCATCCTGTGCATCTGGACGGGGAGTCGCGGTTCGAGCGGGCGGGACGCGGGCATCATCACCATTTCGCGTGCCGGACGTGCGCGCGCGTGTTCGACTTGCATCAGTGCCCGGTGGCGCTCCCGAAGGGCACCGTGTACCCGGGCGGCTTCGTGGTGGAGGCGCACGAGGTGACGCTGTACGGCCTGTGCCCGGAGTGCGCGGCGCGCCCGCCCGCCTGAACGGGCAGGGCATGAACGCAGGCGCCCCGACGCATGGTCGGGGCGCCTGCGCGTTGTGGTTCAGGGGTACATGGCGTTGATGACGGCGCGGTCGGTGGCGCTGTAACCGTTGCGCTGGCCCATGCGGTTCACGTCGATCTTGGCGTCGAGGGGTTGAATGGCGAGTTTCCCGTCGAAGTAGGCGGGGTAGTGCATGATCGAGTCGAAATCGTACGCGCCGTAGCCGGCGCTGCCGGAGCGGATTTCGTACTGGCTCTGCCAGTCGGCGGGGATGTTCTCCCAGAGGATGCGCACGGCCTTGTCGCGGTCCGGGCGGGTCTGCTCGTGGAAGAGGCCCATGGTGTGGCCGACCTCGTGCATGATCGTGCCGGTGGTGCAGCGGTCCGCGAGGTTCACGTACTGGCGTCCGCCGACGCGGCCCAGCGAGGAGGAGCAGGTGGTGCCGGAGGCGGGGCGGAACTCGATGTAGTCGGCCTGGCTGGTGCGGGCGACGAGGCGGACGTTGGTGGTGTTCTGGATGTTGGTGATGGCCTGCTTGATGCGGTCGCGCATGGTGGTGGAGAGCGAGGCGTTGAAGGTGTAGGGGATGGTGCGGTTGGGCCAGCGGGTGGCGGTGTTGGTGGTGTAGGTGCCCTGGCTGTGCAGGTCGGCGTCACCGAGGACGATGTCGTCCTGGAAGAGCAGCTGGCCGTCGCGCACTTCGGCTTTGACGAGCTGGTCGCCGGCGCCTTCGACGCGCCAGTTGACGTTCTGGAAGGTCGCGCCGGGGTGGGAGGCGAGGGTGTTTTGGGCGGCCTGGTCGGTGGTGGCCGTCTGGGTGCTGCAGGAGGCGAGGATCAGGGACAGGCCGATGAGGCCGGCGAAACCGGTTTTACGCATAGGAGGACACCAAACCGCCGGGGCGGTTCCTTTCAGGGTTCGTTTGGGTGGCGCCACCGTAACAAGCCTGCCGGGGGGTGCATGCGGATTTTTTCACGCTCGGTCTAGATCAGTGATGAATGTGGACAGACCAGCTGGCCGGGCCGTCAAAAGTGTTCGGATGCCTTGACTTGATAATGCACTCTCAATTAGGCTGAGCAGACCGCGCCCCCGGGCGCCCAAGGAGTCCCATGGCCAGAACCTGCTTCATCACCGGCAAGAAGAACAAGGTCGTCAACCGCGTCACCCGCCGCGGCAAAGCCCGCGCCGCCGGCGGCGTCGGCCGCAAGACCACCGGCATTCACAAACGCACCCAGAAAGCCAACCTCCAGAAAAAAACCGTTCTCGTGCACGGCGAACGCCGCCGCGTGTGGCTCAGCGCCAAGGCCCTGCGCCGTCTGCCCGACGGCGTGGAACTCGCATGAACCGCGCCCTCCCCCTGCTCGCCCTGCTGGCCGGCGCCGCCCACGCCACGCCCCTCCCCGTCACCGCCACGAACAGCATCATCGCGGACTTCGTGCGCAGCGTCGGCGGCGCCCGCGTGAACATCACCACCCTCGTACCAGTCAGTGCCGACGCGCATACGTTCCAGCCCGGCACCCGCGAGGTCCGCGCGCTCGCCAGCAGCACCCTGGCCTTCCAGAACGGCGCGAACCTCGAACCGTGGTTCGCCCGCCTGCGCAGCAGCGCCGCGCCCACCCTCAAGGTCATCACCCTCACCGACGGCCTCAAGCTGCGCGCCGCCACCGAACTCGATGAGCACGACGATCACGACGGTGACCACGCCGACCCGCACGCCTGGTGGGACGTCACGAACGCCGCCGCGTACACCCGCAAGGTCCGCGACGCCCTCATCCAGGCCGACCCGGCTGGGCGCGCCACGTACACGAACAACGCGCAGAAGCACCTCAAAGCCCTTCAGGCCGCCGACGCGTACGCGAAAGCCACCTTCGCGAAACTGCCCGCCGCGAAACGCCAGCTGGTCACGAACCACGACGCGCTCGGGTACTTCGCCGCCCGCTACGGCTTCCGCGTGATCGGGCAGGTCATTCCCGGCCTCGGCACCGAACGCGACCCGAGCGCGCGCGAAACGGCCACCCTGATCACTGCGATCCGTAAGGCCGGCGTCCGCGCGATCTTCACGGAGAACACCGTGAACGCGCGCCTCGCGCAGGCCATCGCCCGCGACACCGGCGCGCGCATTGCCCCCCCGCTGTACACGGACGCGCTCGGCCCGGCTGGCAGCGCCGGCGACACGTTCCTGCGCGCCTTCCGCTCGAACGTGGACACCATCTACCGCGCCCTGAAATAAGGTCCCGTATACCCGGCCTGCGTTGCAGGCCGGGTATACTTCTGCAGTTGAGTTCGCATTCTCAACCGTGTGCCCGCATGACCGATCCTCTTCTTCACACCCACGACCTGACCGTCCAGTACGGGACGCACGTCGCCCTGCACAGCGCGAACATCGCCCTGCACGCGGGCGATTTCGTGGCGGTCATCGGCCCGAACGGCGCCGGCAAAAGCACCCTGCTCAAGTCCCTGGTGGGCCTCACGACGCCCACGAGCGGCCAGGTGCGCTTCGCACCCTCGCTCGGCCCGCGCCCGCAGGACGCGCTCGCGTACGTCCCGCAGCAGCAGACCCTCGACTGGACCTTCCCTGTGACCGCGTGGGACACCGTCATGATGGGCCGCACCGGACGCGTCGGCTGGCTGCGCTGGCCAGGGCACCGCGACCGCGAGATCGTCCGCGACGCCCTGGACCGCGCGGGCGTGCTGGACCTCGCCGGGCGGCACATCGGTGCGCTCAGCGGCGGGCAGCGGCAACGCGTGCTGCTGGCGCGCATGCTTGCGCGCCAGGCGGACCTGCTGCTGCTCGACGAGCCTCTCACCGGCGTGGACGCCGGGACCGGCGAGCGCCTGATGGCCCTGATGCAGGCGGAAGCGCGCGCGGGCCGCGCCGTTCTGATGGTCACGCACGACCTCGACGCCGCCGCCGCGTGGTGCGACCGCCTGATTCTGGTGAACCGCACCGTCATCGCGCAGGGCACGCCCGCGCAGGTGTACACCCCTGAGAACGTGCAGGCCACGTTCACGCACTCCATGCTCGGGCACACGCACGCGAGCGCCTGACCGCCCGAGAGGACCCTCATGCTTCACGCCGCCCTGCACGCTGTCACCGACCCCCTGACCTTCGAGTTCTTCACGCGCGCCCTGATCGGCGTGGTGCTGGTGAGCGTCCTGTGCGCCATGGTCGGCGCGTACGTCGTGCTGCGCGGCCTGTCGTATATCGGCGACGCCATGAGCCACGCCGTGTTTCCCGGCATCGTCGGCGCGTACCTGCTGCACGCAAACCTGCTGATCGGCGCGATCCTCGCGTCGATCCTCACGAGCCTCGGGATCGGGTACGTAACGCAGCGCAGCGGCCTGCGGCAGGACAGCGCCATCGGCATCGTGTTCGTCGGGATGTTCGCGTTGGGCGTCACGCTGCTGTCCCGTGCGGACGGCGGCTCGCGCGACCTCGCGAGTTTCCTCGTGGGGAACCCGCTCGGGGTGAGCGGCGCGGACCTGACGCTCGCGGCGGTCGTGACGGGCGTGGTCGCGCTGGTGCTGCTGGGCGTCCAGAAGGAACTGCTGCTCGTGAGTTTCGACCCGACCGAGGCGCGCGCCATCGGCCTGCCCGTGCGGCGCCTGAACAACCTGCTGCTGATCCTGATCGGCCTGGTCGTGGTGCTGACCATTCAGCTCGTCGGCACCACGCTGTCCGTGAGCATGCTGATCACGTCCAGCGCGAGCGCGCGCCTGCTGACCACCAGCCTGAAACGCATGATGGTGCTCGCGGCTGTGCTGGGCAGTGTGGGCGGCGCTGCGGGGCTGTACGCGAGCTACTACCTGGACCTCGCGCCGGGCGCGACGATCGTGCTGACGAACACGGCGGTGTTCCTGCTGTCGCTGATGTTCCGGCGGCGGGATCAGGCGCCTGCGCCGTAAAGCGGAGGCTCCGGGGCGTGGGGGCTGCTCCGGACCCTGGGTGATCGTCTCCCCTGCCAGGCGTGGGCAGCATCGCGGGGTTCAGGTGGGGGTGGACGGGGCGATGGGGCAGTTCGCACAGCGGTGGCCCTCAAGAACGTGGAAGCAGCAGGTGCCGCGCACGAGAGCCGGGCCGGTGTCGTCGTGGCTGACGGCGGTGCGGGTGCGCGTGGGCCACAGGTCGTCGGTGAGGCGCGCGCTCCACTGCACAGCGCGGTCGTGGTTGCCGGTGGCGTGCCCGAGAAGCAGCAGGGCCTGAACGGTGCGGTCGCAGGCGACGGCGAGCAGGGGGCGTTCGCGCAGGCGGGTGTGGGGCTGCGCGGCGTGGCACGCGGCGATGATGGCGTCCACCGCGTCGGCGAGGGGGTCGGTGCTAAGGCTGAGGTGGGCGTCGGCAAGCGTGACGGTGCTGAACGGGAAAGGGTCCGCGTCGGGCCAGTCGGTGTGCAGGGTGCCGTGCACGCGGACGCCGTGGCGGAAGGCGGCGGCGAGGTGAAGCATGGCGACGGGCCACAGCAGGGCGTTGAGGAGAAGGACGTCGGCGGTGTTGGCGCGGTGGGCGGGGCGGGCGGCGAGGGTGCGGGCCCGCCAGATGTCCCACTGGCGTACGGCCTGAGGGAGGGGTGCACCGGTACGTCCGGGCAGGACGCTGAGGTAGAGGGGCAGCGACCGCAGGTCGTGGAGCAGGGCCGTGGCGGTGAGGGGGGCGGGGTGGGGGTAGGCAAGGGACGCTCCTTAAATCCGACGTTTTCACTCAAGATTATAGGGTGGAGGTGCGACAGCGGTCCTGTTGCTCCGCGCCGCCACCAAGGAGAGAGGGGCCGGGACGCGTGGTCCCGGCCCCTCTCTCCTTGGTGAGGTCAGTAGAACTTCGTGATGCGCTCGAGGCTGTGGCGGTGGTGCGGGAAGCCGTCTTCGGCGCGCTTGCCGATGGGCAGGATGCCGGCGAACTGCACGTGCTCGGGCAGGCCGAGGAGTTCCTTGACCTTCTCAGGCTGGAAGCCGAGCATGGGGACGGTGTCGTAGCCGAGGCCGCGAGCGGCGAGCATCAGGAAGGCGAAAGCGAGGTTCGCCTGGGTCAGGCCCCACTGGCCGCGCTGGGCGACGTCCTGGTTCTGGAAGTTGCCGCGCAGGCCGTCGGCGCGGCTCTTGATCTGCTCGGCGCCCATGCCGGGGTGGACGGTTTCCTCGGCGGTGGCGAGGGTGTCTTCCATGTCGCTGTAGACGACGATGACGGCGGGGGCGTTGGTGACCTGGCCCTGGTTGTAGCTGACGTCCTGCAGTTTGGCCTGCAGTTCGGGGTTCTGGATGACCGCGAAGCGCCAGGTCTGGACGTTGTTGGCGCTGGGCGCGAGGCTGGCGAGGCGCAGGATTTCGCGCAGGTCGTCCTGGTTCATGGGTTCCTGGACGTATTTGCGGATGCTGCGGCGGGTTTCGATGGCTTCCTTGATGCTCAGGGGTTTGATTTCGGTCGCGGTCATGCCAAGAGATTAAACAAGCCGGTTTATTTTGTCAAGCAGTGTGATTCCTGGCGCAATGTGTCAGACGCGCTGATGTACACTTGACACATGAGCCAATCCGACCACACCTTCTGTCCGGTGTATCGGGCCATCGGCGTGCTGCAGGAAAAATGGGTGTTGCACATCGTCCGCGCCCTGCTCGGCGGTGAAAAGGGCTTCAACGAGCTCGCCCGCGCCGTCGGCGGGTGCAACAGTGCCACCCTCGCCCAGCGCCTCGAACAGCTCGAAACGCTCGGCATCATCAGCAAAGCCACCGACACCAGCAGCGCCAACACCAAACTGGCGCGCAGCATCTACAGCCTCACCCCTGCCGGACAGCAACTCCAGGGCGTCATCGACGCCATCAGCGACTGGGGCAGCGCCCACCTGATCGCCGAAGACGCCCCCTGCGTCTGACCCTCACCCCCCCAGCCCGAACGCCTCCGCCACCAACGCGTACGAACGCACGCGCGCCGCGTGGTCATGCACCATCGTGCTGACCATCACCTCGTCCGCCGCGAACTGCCGCGCCAGCGCCGTCAGGCGCGCCCGCACCCGCGCCGGACTGCCGATCACCTGCGTGGCGCGGTACGACGCCAGCGCCACGCGCTCCGCTTCCGAATACGGGTACGCGCGCGCCTCCTCCACACTCGGGTAACGCGCGCGCCGCCCCAGACGCAGATTCAGGAACGCCAGGTCCTGCGACACGGCCAGCTTCTCCGCCTCGGCGTCCGTCTCCGCGCAGACCACCGACACCGTCAGGATCGCGTGCGGCGCGCCCAGCGTCGCCGAAGGCCGGAATCCCTCGCGGTACGCGCTCATCGCCACCGGCGCGGCGTCCGCGCTGAAGTGATACGCGAACGCGAACCCGCGCCCCTGCGCCGCCGCCAGACGCGCGCTGTAATCGCTGGACCCCAGCAGCCAGATCGGCGGGAGCGGCACCTCATCCGGCGCCGCCGTGACGCGCCCGAACGGATGCCCGTCCGGGAACGCGCCCACGCCCGCGAACGCCTCCACCTGCGCCAGCTGCCCCGGCAGATCGTCGGTCCCCTCCGCCGAACGCCGCAGCGCCATGGCCGTCAGCCCGTCCGTCCCCGGGGCCCGCCCGATGCCCAGGTCAATGCGGCCCGGCGCGAGCGCCTCCAGCGTCCGGAAGTTCTCCGCGACCTTCAGCGGCGCGTGGTTCGGCAGCATCACGCCGCCCGACCCGACGCGAATGCGCGTGGTCGCGCGCGCCACGACGCCCACCATCAGTTCCGGCGCGCTGCTCGCCAGGCTGCTCATGTTGTGGTGCTCCGCCAGCCAGTACCGCGTGAACCCCTGCGCGTCCGCGTGGCGCGCGAGGTCCAACGTATTCTCCACCGCCTGCGCGGGTGTCGAGCCAGACGGAATGGGCATCAGGTCCAGGACAGAAAGGGGCAGATTCATGCGCCGCAGCGTACGCCGCCCACCTGCAACAACCGTGACGCAAGACCGCTTTGCTTCGCACTGGACAGAATGCCTGTCTATCCTATATAATTCTCTCTTAGTGCCGCACGAGAGACATCGCGCGGCGGGGGCGCTCCCGACTGCCCGAGCCTGCACACCGTGTGCCGCTCACCTGCACCAGACCACCGCCAGCGACGGCGAAGCACTGGCCGCGAACGAGCTGATGGCCTTGACCGGGGGAGAAGCTACCCGAAAGGACCAAATATGCAGTTCACTGACCTGATCGCGCCCGCACTCGCGGCGCGCCTCGCCGAGCGCGGTATTCTCGAAGCCAGCCCCATCCAGGCCGAAAGCCTGCCCCACACCATGCAGGGCCGCGACCTCATCGGCCGCGCCCGCACCGGCACCGGCAAGACCCTCGCCTTCGCGATTCCCGTCATCGACAAGCTGGAACCCAGCCGCGAACGTGGCCGCCTGCCCCGCGCCCTGATCCTCGCCCCGACCCGCGAACTCGCGAAGCAGGTCGCCGAGGAATTCAAGAAGAGCGCCCCCGAACTCCTCACGCTCACCGTGTACGGCGGCGCCGCGTACGGCCCGCAGGAAAAAGCCCTGTACGGCGGCGTCGACGTGATCGTCGGCACCCCCGGCCGCGTCATCGACCACATCGAGCGCGGCAACCTGAAGCTTGACGCCGTGCAGTTCGCCATCCTCGACGAAGCCGACGAGATGCTCAGCGTGGGCTTCGCGGACGCCATCGAGTCGATCCTCAGCGCCACGCCCGAAACGCGCCAGACGATGCTGTTCAGCGCCACGCTGCCTGCCGGCGTCACGCGCATCGGCAACAAGTACCTCAAGGACCCCCTCGTGGTGGACCTCGTCGGCGAGAGCCGCATGCAGGCCGCGCAGACCGTCCAGCACCTCAAGGTGAAGGTGGGCCGCACCCGCACCCGCGTCCTCGCGGACTTCCTCACCATCTACAACCCCGAGCGCGCCATCGTCTTCACCCGCACCAAACGCGAAGTGGACGAGCTCGCGATGGAACTCATCCACCGCGGCCTCGAAGCCGAAGCGCTGCACGGCGACCTCGCGCAGAGCCAGCGTGAACGCGCCCTCGGCAGCTTCCGCGCCGGACGCGTCCGCGTGCTCGTCGCCACCGACGTCGCCGCGCGCGGCCTTGACATCCCCGAAATCGACCTCGTGG encodes:
- a CDS encoding LLM class flavin-dependent oxidoreductase is translated as MNLPLSVLDLMPIPSGSTPAQAVENTLDLARHADAQGFTRYWLAEHHNMSSLASSAPELMVGVVARATTRIRVGSGGVMLPNHAPLKVAENFRTLEALAPGRIDLGIGRAPGTDGLTAMALRRSAEGTDDLPGQLAQVEAFAGVGAFPDGHPFGRVTAAPDEVPLPPIWLLGSSDYSARLAAAQGRGFAFAYHFSADAAPVAMSAYREGFRPSATLGAPHAILTVSVVCAETDAEAEKLAVSQDLAFLNLRLGRRARYPSVEEARAYPYSEAERVALASYRATQVIGSPARVRARLTALARQFAADEVMVSTMVHDHAARVRSYALVAEAFGLGG
- a CDS encoding DEAD/DEAH box helicase, giving the protein MQFTDLIAPALAARLAERGILEASPIQAESLPHTMQGRDLIGRARTGTGKTLAFAIPVIDKLEPSRERGRLPRALILAPTRELAKQVAEEFKKSAPELLTLTVYGGAAYGPQEKALYGGVDVIVGTPGRVIDHIERGNLKLDAVQFAILDEADEMLSVGFADAIESILSATPETRQTMLFSATLPAGVTRIGNKYLKDPLVVDLVGESRMQAAQTVQHLKVKVGRTRTRVLADFLTIYNPERAIVFTRTKREVDELAMELIHRGLEAEALHGDLAQSQRERALGSFRAGRVRVLVATDVAARGLDIPEIDLVVQYHLPQDPESYVHRSGRTGRAGRTGTAIVMYGEREGRELRNLEYQTGVKFEERSIPTPKEVREASARAAADNVKKVDAEMAQPFMAEAERLFSELGLDALARALAKISGVTQPAVNASLLSGEEGMTTIILNAERMSVARAVALIARSTDIDTRRLGKIRLWRGGAVADLPNEAVAPLLAKNPIDDEVTIEVAQELPELFEQPEREGRSGGRGNYGGGRGGRYDRDGGQGGGYGNRGGGRYGNRDSGQGGYGNRSGGRYEDRNSAPRDDRPRRDDFSNREFVPAGPSRRRD
- the rpmB gene encoding 50S ribosomal protein L28, with translation MARTCFITGKKNKVVNRVTRRGKARAAGGVGRKTTGIHKRTQKANLQKKTVLVHGERRRVWLSAKALRRLPDGVELA
- a CDS encoding metal ABC transporter solute-binding protein, Zn/Mn family, translated to MNRALPLLALLAGAAHATPLPVTATNSIIADFVRSVGGARVNITTLVPVSADAHTFQPGTREVRALASSTLAFQNGANLEPWFARLRSSAAPTLKVITLTDGLKLRAATELDEHDDHDGDHADPHAWWDVTNAAAYTRKVRDALIQADPAGRATYTNNAQKHLKALQAADAYAKATFAKLPAAKRQLVTNHDALGYFAARYGFRVIGQVIPGLGTERDPSARETATLITAIRKAGVRAIFTENTVNARLAQAIARDTGARIAPPLYTDALGPAGSAGDTFLRAFRSNVDTIYRALK
- a CDS encoding nitroreductase family protein produces the protein MTATEIKPLSIKEAIETRRSIRKYVQEPMNQDDLREILRLASLAPSANNVQTWRFAVIQNPELQAKLQDVSYNQGQVTNAPAVIVVYSDMEDTLATAEETVHPGMGAEQIKSRADGLRGNFQNQDVAQRGQWGLTQANLAFAFLMLAARGLGYDTVPMLGFQPEKVKELLGLPEHVQFAGILPIGKRAEDGFPHHRHSLERITKFY
- a CDS encoding metal ABC transporter permease, with the protein product MLHAALHAVTDPLTFEFFTRALIGVVLVSVLCAMVGAYVVLRGLSYIGDAMSHAVFPGIVGAYLLHANLLIGAILASILTSLGIGYVTQRSGLRQDSAIGIVFVGMFALGVTLLSRADGGSRDLASFLVGNPLGVSGADLTLAAVVTGVVALVLLGVQKELLLVSFDPTEARAIGLPVRRLNNLLLILIGLVVVLTIQLVGTTLSVSMLITSSASARLLTTSLKRMMVLAAVLGSVGGAAGLYASYYLDLAPGATIVLTNTAVFLLSLMFRRRDQAPAP
- a CDS encoding winged helix-turn-helix transcriptional regulator, which gives rise to MSQSDHTFCPVYRAIGVLQEKWVLHIVRALLGGEKGFNELARAVGGCNSATLAQRLEQLETLGIISKATDTSSANTKLARSIYSLTPAGQQLQGVIDAISDWGSAHLIAEDAPCV
- a CDS encoding M12 family metallopeptidase codes for the protein MRKTGFAGLIGLSLILASCSTQTATTDQAAQNTLASHPGATFQNVNWRVEGAGDQLVKAEVRDGQLLFQDDIVLGDADLHSQGTYTTNTATRWPNRTIPYTFNASLSTTMRDRIKQAITNIQNTTNVRLVARTSQADYIEFRPASGTTCSSSLGRVGGRQYVNLADRCTTGTIMHEVGHTMGLFHEQTRPDRDKAVRILWENIPADWQSQYEIRSGSAGYGAYDFDSIMHYPAYFDGKLAIQPLDAKIDVNRMGQRNGYSATDRAVINAMYP
- a CDS encoding Fur family transcriptional regulator, with product MTAPRSTRQREVIVRVIEDAPGPLSVPELLARAQQDLPGLGVATVYRTLKLLQEQGVVHPVHLDGESRFERAGRGHHHHFACRTCARVFDLHQCPVALPKGTVYPGGFVVEAHEVTLYGLCPECAARPPA
- a CDS encoding metal ABC transporter ATP-binding protein, translated to MTDPLLHTHDLTVQYGTHVALHSANIALHAGDFVAVIGPNGAGKSTLLKSLVGLTTPTSGQVRFAPSLGPRPQDALAYVPQQQTLDWTFPVTAWDTVMMGRTGRVGWLRWPGHRDREIVRDALDRAGVLDLAGRHIGALSGGQRQRVLLARMLARQADLLLLDEPLTGVDAGTGERLMALMQAEARAGRAVLMVTHDLDAAAAWCDRLILVNRTVIAQGTPAQVYTPENVQATFTHSMLGHTHASA